One part of the Falco peregrinus isolate bFalPer1 unplaced genomic scaffold, bFalPer1.pri scaffold_42, whole genome shotgun sequence genome encodes these proteins:
- the LOC129783493 gene encoding olfactory receptor 14C36-like, translating into MSNSSSITQFLLLALADTRELQLLHFWLSLGIYLAALMANGLIIITVVCDHHLQTPMYFFLLSLSLLDLGSISTIVPKAMANSLWDTRDISYSGCAAQLFLIVFFLSAECSLLTVMAYDRYVAICQPLHYGTLLGSRACVHMAAAAWASGFLNAALHTANTLSLPLCQGNALGQVFCEIPQILKLSCSHTYLREVGLIVASSCLVCGCFVFIVLSYVQIFRAVLRIPSEQGRHKAFSTCLPHLAVVSLFLSTAIFAHLKPRSISSPSLDLVVAVLYSVVPPVVNPLIYSMRNQELKDALKKLMQSGVSQQH; encoded by the coding sequence atgtccaacagcagctccatcacccagttcctcctcctggcattggcagacacgcgggagctgcagctcttgcacttctggctctccctgggcatctacctggctgccctcatggccaatgGCCTCATCATCATCACAGTAGTGTGCGACCACCACCTGCaaacccccatgtacttcttcctcctcagcctctccctcctcgacctGGGATCCATATCCACTAttgtccccaaagccatggccaactccctctgggacaccagggacatctcctactcaggatgtgctgcacagctcttcctgattgtctttttcctttcagcagagtgttctctcctcaccgtcatggcctatgaccgctacgtggccatctgccagcccctgcactacgggaccctgctgggcagcagagcttgtgtccacatggcagcagctgcctgggccagtgggtttctcaatgctgcgctgcacacggccaatacactgtcactgccgctctgccaaggcaatgccctgggacaggtcttctgtgaaatcccacagatcctcaagctctcctgctcacacacctacctcagggaagtggggcttatTGTGGCTAGTTCCTGTTTAGTCTGTGGATGTTTCGTTTTCATTGTGCTGTCCTACGttcagatcttcagggctgtgctgaggatcccctctgagcagggacggcacaaagccttttccacgtgcctccctcacctggccgtggtctccctctttctcagcactgccatATTTGCCCACCTGAAACCCcgctccatctcctccccatccctggacctggtggtggCAGTTCTCTACTCGGTGGTGCCTCCAGTagtgaaccccctcatctacagcatgaggaaccaggagctgaaggacgcactgaagaagctgatgcagtcaggtgtctctcagcagcactga